From a single Kryptolebias marmoratus isolate JLee-2015 linkage group LG17, ASM164957v2, whole genome shotgun sequence genomic region:
- the calcoco2 gene encoding calcium-binding and coiled-coil domain-containing protein 2: protein METSKEAAGADLSPATFSQVVFTDIQYSYLPSAPITCRFTLNAAFQPSSRDWVGIFKVGWSSTKDYHTFVWVETSQDAEGLQTMTRQAVFKEYYLPKDEIEFYQFCYIDSSGQVRGASTPFRFTNPTEQNVESSMEDDLLVITTQEQVEQSQREKDGLQKELNLMRAENENLKSSLLKEQNENRVFKEQSEERKTEWTKLGKEMDQIKEHNEKLKHTLQLQLKENDRLKEEMMIQLQNSAEQEKLSQSLVSKTMEEKYDRAVVKISQLKEEREELKQKLEAQSDENTKLKAKLRETERELSRTNDRFQLLQVDFQSSNKEKERVAAELQRLQSLTCSIDEVKRENRELSRRLSEQETMQRTPQDDLKVQCQTLSRKLHETQAKLVAEKEETRTAKRQAEVLENELKDIREQLKNVATASDVETRRSSKYELVVTELNKLLADKDIFVQEQEQQMKLVKRENLELVKENQKLKGDIERLRSVYSSPEGAAAAVSAPEEESPYLQPDVVAPASDASANQQSSQEQQENIYDTIDSLQQPEEPALVCRHCQERFPGITQNELEQHEQSHRVCPFCTMICDSMEQAVFEDHVYGHEL from the exons ATGGAGACCAGCAAGGAAGCGGCAGGAGCTGACCTGTCACCTGCCACCTTCTCCCAGGTGGTCTTCACCGACATCCAGTACTCATACCTGCCTTCAGCCCCCATCACCTGCCGCTTCACCCTCAATGCTGCCTTCCAGCCCAGCTCCAGGGACTGGGTGGGCATTTTCAAG GTGGGGTGGAGCTCAACAAAGGATTATCATACCTTTGTGTGGGTGGAGACCAGTCAGGATGCAGAGGGACTGCAGACTATGACAAGGCAAGCTGTGTTTAAGG AGTACTACCTGCCTAAAGACGAGATCGAGTTCTACCAGTTCTGCTACATTGACAGTTCGGGGCAGGTGAGAGGAGCCAGCACTCCTTTCCGCTTCACAAATCCAACCGAGCAAAACGTGGAAAGCAGCATGGAGGACGACCTGCTGGTTATCACCACACAG GAGCAAGTTGAGCAGAGCCAGCGTGAGAAGGACGGGCTGCAGAAAGAGTTAAATCTGATGAGAGCCGAAAACGAGAACTTAAAAAGCTCTCTGCTGAAGGAGCAGAACGAGAACAGAGTCTTCAAG GAGCAGAGtgaagagagaaagacagaatgGACTAAACTGGGGAAGGAAATGGATCAGATCAAGGAGCACAATGAAAAACTGAAGCAcacgctgcagctgcagctgaaggagaacGACCGTTTAAAG GAGGAGATGATGATCCAGCTGCAGAACTCTGCAGAGCAGGAGAAGCTGAGTCAAAGCCTCGTGTCCAAAACAATGGAG GAGAAATATGATCGAGCTGTGGTGAAGATCAGTCAGCTGAAAGAAGAGCGCGAGGAGCTGAAACAGAAGCTCGAGGCACAAAGTGACGAGAATACCAA gcTGAAAGCTAAACTCAGAGAAACGGAGCGAGAGCTGTCCAGAACAAACGACAGATTCCAGCTTCTGCAG GTGGACTTTCAGAGCAGCAATAAAGAGAAGGAGAGAGTCGCTGCAGAGCTGCAAAGGTTGCAGAGCCTCACCTGCAGCATAGATGAGGTGAAGAGAGAGAACCGGGAGTTGAGCAGGAGGCTGTCGGAGCAGGAGACCATGCAGAGGACTCCGCAGGACGACCTGAAG GTGCAGTGTCAGACTCTCAGCAGGAAGCTGCACGAGACGCAGGCAAAGCTGGTGGCTGAGAAGGAGGAGACCAGGACCGCCAAGAGACAAGCTGAGGTTCTCGAGAATGAGCTGAAAGACAtcagggagcagctgaagaacGTGGCCACAGCCAGCGATGTAGAGACCCGGAGAAGCAGCAAATATGAG ctggtagtcacagagctgaataAACTGTTGGCAGATAAGGACATCTTTGTTCAAGAACAGGAACAACAGATGAAGCTTGTTAAACGGGAGAATCTGGAGCTCGTCAAAGAAAACCAG aaaCTGAAAGGGGACATTGAGAGGCTGCGCTCAGTTTACTCGAGCCCTGAaggagccgccgccgccgtttCTGCCCCAGAAGAAGAATCTCCGTACTTACAGCCTGACGTGGTCGCACCAGCCAGCGACGCTTCAGCCAACCAGCAGAGTTCACAGGAACAACAGGAGAACATTTATGATACCATAG ACTCGTTGCAGCAACCAGAAGAG CCGGCGCTGGTGTGCCGTCACTGCCAGGAGAGATTCCCGGGAATAACCCAGAACGAGCTGGAGCAGCACGAGCAGAGCCACCGAGTGTGTCCCTTCTGCACCATGATCTGCGACAGCATGGAGCAGGCCGTGTTCGAGGACCACGTCTACGGCCACGAGCTGTGA
- the snf8 gene encoding vacuolar-sorting protein SNF8: MHRRGVGAGAIAKKKLAEAKYKERGTVLAEDQIAQMSKQLETFKSNLEEFASKHKQEIRKNSQFRVQFQEMCATIGVDPLASGKGFWSEMLGVGDFYYELGVQIIEVCLALKHRNGGLITLNELHQRVLKGRGKYAQDVSQDDLVRAIKKLKVMGNGFGMIPIGGSYLVQSVPAELNMDHTVVLQLAEKKGYVTVSEIRDGLKWETERACHVLAHLLKEGLAWMDTQAAGEGQYWLPALFSELASRDVTPEEANQMTP, from the exons ATGCATCGCAGAGGTGTTGGTGCGGGAGCGATAGCCAAAAAGAAGCTAGCAGAG gccaaatataaagaaagagGAACTGTTCTTGCAGAAGACCAGATTGCTCAG ATGTCCAAACAGTTGGAAACTTTCAAGTCCAACCTGGAAGAGTTTGCCAGCAAGCACAAACAAGAGATCCGCAAAAACTCGCAGTTCAGGGTCCAGTTTCAGGAGATGTGTGCCACGATCGGCGTCGACCCGCTTGCTT CTGGCAAAGGTTTTTGGTCTGAGATGCTCGGTGTTGGAGATTTCTACTATGAGCTGGGTGTGCAGATCATTGAAGTGTGCCTCgccctgaaacacagaaatggag GACTGATTACTCTCAATGAGCTCCATCAGAGAGTGCTGAAGGGACGGGGTAAATATGCTCAGGATGTGAGCCA AGACGATTTGGTCAGAGCcataaagaaactgaaggtgatGGGAAATGGTTTTGGGATGATTCCTATTGGTGGTTCTTACTTGGTCCAATCAGTCCCGGCAGAACTCAACATGGATCACACTGTAGTTTTACAGCTAGCTGAG AAAAAGGGATATGTGACGGTGAGCGAGATCAGAGACGGCCTGAAATGGGAGACGGAGCGAGCATGTCACGTCCTG GCTCATCTGCTGAAGGAGGGCTTGGCCTGGATGGACACTCAGGCAGCCGGAGAGGGGCAGTACTGGCTGCCGGCGCTCTTCTCAGAGCTCGCCTCTCGTGACGTCACGCCGGAGGAGGCCAACCAGATGACTCCTTAA
- the msl1b gene encoding male-specific lethal 1 homolog isoform X2, producing the protein MTLRSRPFPSAGFKHNLDTIDFGHKHVGVNTVTPVSIKREPCDYVIDVQNVQKGEIPNKSKDLDQIYMTSKVAVAATVAEIVQGDKTVGILSPVRPMGGEGTPVKGKPLSVDNMDNPQMAVNNNPKDAGAGDSAKGVVPGVLGTASIELSSEGKWRNIRKTPASPQAQANCLRQILLLQLDLIEQQQQQLQSKDKEIDELKADKEMLLARIERMERRLQLTKKDPPRDKRLFQPLEPWTPDKEDMWDLEMEESSQPNPAAPLQFSREGKGQKRKSCFVDAKAQKCRGKSAKLSPQKSDMEPGSPNQRELRSKETPEKMVPARSSPDSLLPCKEEPELSCQMEDLPFMSTTEMYLCCWNQPPLSPLRETSPKKEEEVAIPSWRENCIEPLDEDSFCEPLDDGVFLKRHAKLELDEKRRKRWDIQRIREQRMFQRLQQRMNRKKVVQESEPELSSFYPDTEDVEAIVITPFLPVVAFGRPLPKLAQQNFELPWLDDRSRCRIEVPKKHTPHRTCRK; encoded by the exons ATGACTCTGAGATCTAGGCCGTTTCCGAGCGCAGGATTCAAGCATAACCTGGACACCATCGACTTCGGCCACAAGCACGTCGGTGTGAACACCGTGACTCCCGTCAGCATCAAGAGGGAGCCCTGCGACTACGTGATAGATGTCCAAAACGTGCAGAAGGGCGAGATCCCGAACAAATCCAAGGACCTAGATCAGATTTATATGACAAGCAAAGTCGCTGTCGCCGCCACAGTTGCAGAAATAGTTCAAGGAGACAAAACCGTGGGGATATTGTCCCCTGTCAGACCAATGGGGGGTGAGGGAACCCCGGTGAAAGGTAAACCCCTCTCTGTCGACAACATGGATAACCCTCAGATGGCTGTGAACAACAACCCCAAGGATGCCGGTGCCGGAGACAGCGCCAAGGGGGTTGTTCCCGGAGTCCTCGGCACCGCTTCCATCGAACTCTCCTCCGAGGGCAAATGGCGGAACATCAGGAAGACACCCGCCAGCCCCCAAGCGCAGGCCAACTGCCTCCGTCAGattctgctcctgcagctggacCTCATcgaacagcagcaacagcagctgcagTCCAAGGACAAGGAGATAGATGAGCTCAAAGCCGATAAAGAGATG TTACTTGCACGCATCGAGCGTATGGAGCGTCGCCTCCAGCTCACGAAGAAGGACCCGCCCCGGGACAAGCGTCTTTTCCAGCCCCTGGAGCCATGGACCCCCGACAAAGAGGACATGTGGGATCTGGAAATGGAGGAGAGCTCGCAGCCCAACCCGGCCGCTCCCCTCCAGTTCAGCCGCGAGGGCAAAGGTCAAAAAAG GAAGTCCTGCTTCGTAGATGCAAAAGCGCAGAAATGTCGGGGTAAAAGCGCGAAGCTTAGCCCCCAGAAGTCCGACATGGAGCCCGGTTCTCCCAACCAAAGGGAGCTGCGCAGTAAGGAAACCCCCGAGAAGATGGTTCCGGCCCGGTCCAGTCCGGACAGTTTGCTCCCGTGCAAAGAGGAGCCGGAGCTGAGCTGCCAGATGGAGGACCTGCCCTTCATGTCGACCACAGAGATGTATCTGTGTTGCTGGAACCAACCTCCGCTCTCCCCTCTGCGAGAAACTTCCCctaaaaaggaggaagaggtggcCA TTCCCTCCTGGAGGGAAAACTGCATCGAGCCGCTGGATGAGGACTCGTTCTGTGAG CCGCTGGACGACGGCGTGTTTTTGAAACGCCACGCGAAGCTGGAGCTGGacgagaagaggaggaaaag GTGGGACATCCAGCGAATCCGGGAGCAGCGCATGTTCCAGCGCCTGCAGCAGCGCATGAACAGGAAGAAGGTGGTGCAGGAGTCGGAGCCCGAGCTGTCGTCCTTCTACCCCGACACCGAAGACG TTGAGGCTATAGTGATCACTCCGTTCCTGCCCGTGGTGGCGTTCGGCCGGCCGCTTCCTAAACTCGCTCAGCA GAACTTTGAGCTGCCGTGGCTGGATGACCGCAGCCGGTGCCGCATCGAGGTGCCGAAGAAGCACACGCCTCACCGAACCTGT
- the msl1b gene encoding male-specific lethal 1 homolog isoform X1, with translation MTLRSRPFPSAGFKHNLDTIDFGHKHVGVNTVTPVSIKREPCDYVIDVQNVQKGEIPNKSKDLDQIYMTSKVAVAATVAEIVQGDKTVGILSPVRPMGGEGTPVKGKPLSVDNMDNPQMAVNNNPKDAGAGDSAKGVVPGVLGTASIELSSEGKWRNIRKTPASPQAQANCLRQILLLQLDLIEQQQQQLQSKDKEIDELKADKEMLLARIERMERRLQLTKKDPPRDKRLFQPLEPWTPDKEDMWDLEMEESSQPNPAAPLQFSREGKGQKRKSCFVDAKAQKCRGKSAKLSPQKSDMEPGSPNQRELRSKETPEKMVPARSSPDSLLPCKEEPELSCQMEDLPFMSTTEMYLCCWNQPPLSPLRETSPKKEEEVASEWTPHVVHDMLIVFPSWRENCIEPLDEDSFCEPLDDGVFLKRHAKLELDEKRRKRWDIQRIREQRMFQRLQQRMNRKKVVQESEPELSSFYPDTEDVEAIVITPFLPVVAFGRPLPKLAQQNFELPWLDDRSRCRIEVPKKHTPHRTCRK, from the exons ATGACTCTGAGATCTAGGCCGTTTCCGAGCGCAGGATTCAAGCATAACCTGGACACCATCGACTTCGGCCACAAGCACGTCGGTGTGAACACCGTGACTCCCGTCAGCATCAAGAGGGAGCCCTGCGACTACGTGATAGATGTCCAAAACGTGCAGAAGGGCGAGATCCCGAACAAATCCAAGGACCTAGATCAGATTTATATGACAAGCAAAGTCGCTGTCGCCGCCACAGTTGCAGAAATAGTTCAAGGAGACAAAACCGTGGGGATATTGTCCCCTGTCAGACCAATGGGGGGTGAGGGAACCCCGGTGAAAGGTAAACCCCTCTCTGTCGACAACATGGATAACCCTCAGATGGCTGTGAACAACAACCCCAAGGATGCCGGTGCCGGAGACAGCGCCAAGGGGGTTGTTCCCGGAGTCCTCGGCACCGCTTCCATCGAACTCTCCTCCGAGGGCAAATGGCGGAACATCAGGAAGACACCCGCCAGCCCCCAAGCGCAGGCCAACTGCCTCCGTCAGattctgctcctgcagctggacCTCATcgaacagcagcaacagcagctgcagTCCAAGGACAAGGAGATAGATGAGCTCAAAGCCGATAAAGAGATG TTACTTGCACGCATCGAGCGTATGGAGCGTCGCCTCCAGCTCACGAAGAAGGACCCGCCCCGGGACAAGCGTCTTTTCCAGCCCCTGGAGCCATGGACCCCCGACAAAGAGGACATGTGGGATCTGGAAATGGAGGAGAGCTCGCAGCCCAACCCGGCCGCTCCCCTCCAGTTCAGCCGCGAGGGCAAAGGTCAAAAAAG GAAGTCCTGCTTCGTAGATGCAAAAGCGCAGAAATGTCGGGGTAAAAGCGCGAAGCTTAGCCCCCAGAAGTCCGACATGGAGCCCGGTTCTCCCAACCAAAGGGAGCTGCGCAGTAAGGAAACCCCCGAGAAGATGGTTCCGGCCCGGTCCAGTCCGGACAGTTTGCTCCCGTGCAAAGAGGAGCCGGAGCTGAGCTGCCAGATGGAGGACCTGCCCTTCATGTCGACCACAGAGATGTATCTGTGTTGCTGGAACCAACCTCCGCTCTCCCCTCTGCGAGAAACTTCCCctaaaaaggaggaagaggtggcCAGTGAGTGGACTCCTCATGTAGTTCATGATATGCTGATTGTTT TTCCCTCCTGGAGGGAAAACTGCATCGAGCCGCTGGATGAGGACTCGTTCTGTGAG CCGCTGGACGACGGCGTGTTTTTGAAACGCCACGCGAAGCTGGAGCTGGacgagaagaggaggaaaag GTGGGACATCCAGCGAATCCGGGAGCAGCGCATGTTCCAGCGCCTGCAGCAGCGCATGAACAGGAAGAAGGTGGTGCAGGAGTCGGAGCCCGAGCTGTCGTCCTTCTACCCCGACACCGAAGACG TTGAGGCTATAGTGATCACTCCGTTCCTGCCCGTGGTGGCGTTCGGCCGGCCGCTTCCTAAACTCGCTCAGCA GAACTTTGAGCTGCCGTGGCTGGATGACCGCAGCCGGTGCCGCATCGAGGTGCCGAAGAAGCACACGCCTCACCGAACCTGT